The following are encoded together in the Streptomyces rapamycinicus NRRL 5491 genome:
- a CDS encoding aromatic amino acid ammonia-lyase — MLSHMLDADHAAADGADGAGPRITLDGRSLRVVDVARLADRLSRPAAPDPTALALAERAWETADRLAATGRVYGRSTGVGANRTEDVGPADSDHGLRLLRSHAGAIGAQLPGREVRAMMAVRANQLLAGGAGLRPAVVTALVEGLDSGAHPVINEYGAVGTGDLAALAQTGLALVGEHPWDLTEAVPGRRAPDPITLDSNDALALISSNALTLGQSALALAELRRLLSASLAVAALSLIAVGGSYEAYAEPVHASRPHPGSVAAAARMRALLGAPPRPTPPLGRIQDPYGFRCLPQIHGPALDAADALERVLAVEFNAAAENPLISSTDEAAYHHGNFYAAHTALALDHFRLAALQTARLSTARLAALSEPDFTRLRPFLGDAAPASSGVMILEYAAGAALGEMRAVSHPASLGHAVLSRGVEEQASFASLGARQTLRVADHYRLVLGCELVAAIRALRQRGLEPDPELPAGVAFALASEVLDPRMEDRPLTEDVAVAARLLDRLAGA, encoded by the coding sequence ATGTTGTCTCACATGCTGGATGCTGATCACGCGGCGGCCGACGGCGCCGACGGCGCCGGCCCGCGGATCACGCTGGACGGCCGGAGCCTACGCGTCGTGGATGTGGCGCGTCTGGCCGACCGTCTCAGCCGGCCCGCCGCGCCCGATCCCACCGCGCTCGCCCTGGCCGAGCGTGCCTGGGAGACTGCGGACCGGCTCGCGGCCACCGGCCGCGTCTACGGGCGCAGCACCGGTGTGGGCGCCAACCGCACCGAGGACGTCGGCCCGGCCGACTCCGACCACGGGCTGCGGCTGCTGCGCAGCCACGCCGGGGCGATCGGCGCACAGCTGCCCGGCCGCGAGGTGCGCGCCATGATGGCCGTCCGCGCCAATCAGCTGCTGGCGGGTGGTGCCGGGCTGCGCCCCGCCGTCGTCACCGCGCTCGTCGAGGGCCTCGACAGCGGCGCCCACCCGGTGATCAACGAATACGGCGCGGTCGGCACCGGGGACCTCGCCGCGCTCGCCCAGACCGGTCTGGCGCTCGTCGGCGAGCACCCCTGGGACCTCACCGAGGCCGTCCCGGGCCGTCGCGCCCCCGACCCCATCACGCTCGACAGCAACGACGCCCTGGCGCTCATCAGCAGCAACGCCCTCACCCTCGGCCAGTCCGCGCTCGCCCTCGCCGAGCTGCGGCGGCTGCTGTCCGCCTCGCTCGCCGTGGCCGCGCTCTCGCTGATCGCGGTCGGCGGCTCGTACGAGGCGTACGCCGAACCCGTCCACGCGTCCCGGCCGCACCCCGGCTCCGTCGCGGCCGCCGCCCGGATGCGCGCCCTGCTCGGCGCCCCGCCCCGGCCCACCCCGCCGCTGGGCCGCATCCAGGACCCGTACGGCTTCCGCTGTCTGCCGCAGATCCACGGACCGGCGCTGGACGCGGCGGACGCGCTGGAGCGGGTGCTGGCCGTCGAGTTCAACGCGGCCGCCGAGAACCCGCTGATCAGCTCCACCGACGAGGCCGCCTACCACCACGGCAACTTCTACGCCGCGCACACCGCCCTCGCCCTGGACCACTTCCGGCTCGCCGCGCTCCAGACCGCCCGGCTCTCCACGGCCCGGCTCGCCGCGCTCAGCGAACCCGACTTCACCCGGCTGCGCCCCTTCCTCGGTGACGCCGCGCCCGCGAGCTCGGGCGTGATGATCCTCGAATACGCGGCGGGGGCTGCTCTCGGCGAGATGCGGGCGGTCTCCCACCCCGCCTCGCTGGGCCACGCCGTGCTCTCGCGCGGGGTGGAGGAACAAGCCAGTTTCGCCTCGCTCGGCGCCCGCCAGACGCTGCGGGTGGCCGACCACTACCGGCTGGTGCTGGGCTGCGAACTCGTGGCGGCCATACGGGCGTTGCGCCAGCGCGGTCTTGAGCCGGACCCGGAGCTCCCGGCCGGTGTGGCCTTCGCCCTGGCGTCGGAAGTGCTCGATCCGCGGATGGAGGACCGGCCGTTGACGGAGGATGTGGCGGTGGCCGCGCGTCTGCTCGACCGGCTGGCGGGGGCCTGA
- a CDS encoding MurR/RpiR family transcriptional regulator → MSTEHGVSDGVGGARVTQVEEDVTAVSAGVPGVSAASGASTAARLQALFEGHRLTPTQRRIAHCMVRRAADAPFLSSVELAELAGVSQPSVTRFAVALGFDGYPALRKHLRDVAPAEPEADEGSYNEYQQAVQSEIDNLRHLAALLADPAPVVRAGRLLAESRPLPVLGLRAASAQARGFSYFARKVHPDVRLLDEGGTMLDDRVDAAKRAGATALLCFALPRHPREVVEGLEYAQEAGLTVVTVADSAFAPVARHSDLLLPAAVGTGLAFDTACAPMLLGRVLLEAMCDALPDAQARLEEFDAKAAERGLFVE, encoded by the coding sequence ATGAGTACGGAGCACGGGGTGAGCGACGGGGTGGGCGGTGCGCGGGTGACGCAGGTGGAAGAGGACGTCACGGCGGTGTCGGCGGGGGTGCCGGGCGTCTCGGCCGCTTCCGGCGCCTCGACCGCCGCCCGGCTGCAGGCGCTCTTCGAGGGCCACCGGCTGACCCCGACCCAGCGGCGGATCGCCCACTGCATGGTGCGGCGGGCCGCGGACGCGCCGTTCCTCTCCAGCGTCGAGCTGGCCGAGCTCGCGGGCGTCAGCCAGCCGTCCGTGACCCGCTTCGCGGTCGCCCTCGGCTTCGACGGCTATCCGGCGCTGCGCAAGCATCTGCGCGATGTCGCGCCCGCCGAGCCGGAGGCGGACGAGGGGTCGTACAACGAGTATCAGCAGGCCGTGCAGTCCGAGATCGACAATCTGCGCCATCTCGCCGCGCTGCTGGCCGACCCCGCCCCGGTCGTCCGCGCCGGCCGGCTGCTCGCCGAGTCCCGTCCGCTGCCGGTCCTCGGGCTGCGCGCCGCCTCCGCGCAGGCCCGCGGCTTCAGCTACTTCGCGCGCAAGGTCCATCCGGACGTCCGGCTGCTCGACGAGGGCGGCACGATGCTCGACGACCGCGTGGACGCGGCGAAGCGCGCGGGCGCCACGGCGCTGCTGTGCTTCGCGCTGCCGCGGCATCCGCGCGAGGTCGTGGAGGGACTGGAGTACGCCCAGGAGGCGGGCCTGACCGTGGTCACCGTCGCCGACAGCGCCTTCGCCCCGGTCGCCCGCCACAGCGATCTGCTGCTGCCCGCGGCTGTCGGCACGGGCCTGGCCTTCGACACCGCGTGTGCGCCGATGCTGCTGGGGCGCGTGCTGCTGGAGGCGATGTGCGACGCGCTGCCGGACGCGCAGGCGCGGCTGGAGGAGTTCGACGCGAAGGCGGCGGAGCGGGGCCTGTTCGTGGAGTGA
- a CDS encoding diaminopimelate decarboxylase, whose translation MTLKAVAMATRREQAVRAAVEQRLLGPDQPVVGLLDVAGIRSAAAGLREAFEEVVAPGTPVLHAFAVKAAALVPVLRLLADEGLGCEVASPGELALARAAGVTPDRIVLDSPAKTTAELREALDLGIAVNADNPQELERLDALVGHRAAPPSPLGLRVNPQVGGGSIDAMSTATATSKFGVALQDPGARAWVVRAFAERPWLTRLHAHVGSQGCPLELMAAGIRAAYELAEEINEAAGRQQIDALDIGGGLPVNFASDEITPGYREYAQLLRATVPGLLDGRYKLVTEFGRSLLAKSGLVLARVEYAKSAGGRPIAVTHAGAQLATRTVFAPEAWPLRVLAYDAEGRPKAETGDGPVPQDIAGPCCFAGDLVARDRPLPELAAGDLVALLDTGAYYFSNHFAYNSLPRPGIYGFDATSADVRFATVREPQTVDEIVAESGAKHALGLSRLR comes from the coding sequence ATGACTTTGAAAGCGGTTGCGATGGCCACCCGGCGCGAACAGGCCGTACGGGCGGCCGTGGAGCAGCGGCTGCTGGGCCCGGACCAGCCCGTCGTGGGGCTGCTGGACGTGGCCGGGATCCGCTCCGCGGCCGCCGGGCTGCGCGAGGCCTTCGAGGAGGTCGTCGCGCCCGGCACCCCCGTCCTGCACGCCTTCGCGGTCAAGGCGGCCGCGCTCGTCCCCGTCCTGCGGCTGCTGGCCGACGAGGGCCTGGGCTGCGAGGTGGCCAGCCCCGGCGAACTGGCGCTGGCCCGTGCGGCGGGGGTGACGCCCGACCGGATCGTCCTGGACTCCCCCGCCAAGACCACCGCTGAGCTGCGCGAGGCCCTCGACCTGGGCATCGCCGTCAACGCCGACAACCCCCAGGAGCTGGAGCGGCTCGACGCGCTGGTGGGGCACCGCGCGGCCCCGCCCTCGCCCCTGGGCCTTCGGGTCAACCCGCAGGTGGGCGGCGGCAGCATCGACGCGATGAGCACGGCCACCGCGACCTCCAAGTTCGGCGTGGCCCTCCAGGACCCGGGGGCGCGCGCGTGGGTCGTGCGCGCCTTCGCCGAGCGCCCGTGGCTGACCCGGCTGCACGCGCACGTCGGCTCCCAGGGCTGTCCGCTGGAGCTGATGGCGGCGGGCATACGGGCGGCCTACGAACTGGCCGAGGAGATCAACGAGGCGGCCGGCCGGCAGCAGATCGACGCCCTCGACATCGGCGGCGGCCTCCCCGTGAACTTCGCCTCCGACGAGATCACCCCCGGCTACCGGGAGTACGCCCAGCTGCTGCGGGCCACCGTGCCGGGGCTCCTCGACGGGCGGTACAAGCTGGTGACCGAGTTCGGACGGTCCCTGCTCGCCAAGTCCGGCCTGGTGCTGGCCCGGGTCGAATACGCCAAGTCCGCGGGCGGCCGCCCGATCGCGGTCACCCACGCGGGCGCCCAGCTCGCCACCCGTACGGTCTTCGCTCCGGAAGCCTGGCCGCTGCGCGTCCTGGCCTACGACGCGGAGGGCCGCCCCAAGGCGGAGACCGGCGACGGCCCGGTCCCCCAGGACATCGCCGGTCCCTGCTGCTTCGCGGGCGACCTGGTCGCACGCGACCGGCCACTGCCGGAGCTGGCGGCGGGCGACCTGGTCGCCCTGCTCGACACCGGCGCGTACTACTTCTCCAACCACTTCGCGTACAACAGCCTGCCCCGCCCGGGGATCTACGGCTTCGACGCGACGAGCGCCGATGTGCGCTTCGCGACGGTACGGGAGCCGCAGACGGTGGACGAGATCGTGGCCGAGAGCGGCGCGAAGCACGCGCTGGGTCTGAGCCGGTTGCGGTAG
- a CDS encoding MDR family NADP-dependent oxidoreductase, translating into MSLPATHREVRLAALPDGELTPGHFEVVTAPVPTPRPGQVLVRNRLMSVAAVMRPLTPADPDAFGLPQLLHKAGEVMRGAALGEVVRAPGTDLAPGTLVRHRAGWREYAVLNAPEVSPVDPEVLPDPAAHLSQGFTAWLGVVRGAGVRRGDTVFVTGAAGGVGSLAGQFARLHGAARVIGSTGSRHKADRLTRELGYDAVVLRGDGSIEEQLRAAAPDGIDVLFDTVGGEQLRAALALARRNARFALVGALAAQLSDDALAPTAISTLALITRSITLRGISAVDHQDAMPGYLNEFGRALREGALTYPYTRLTGIDRAPGALCELVAGRHLGAVLVEL; encoded by the coding sequence GTGTCCCTCCCCGCCACCCACCGCGAGGTCCGTCTGGCGGCTCTGCCCGACGGGGAGCTCACCCCCGGTCACTTCGAGGTCGTCACCGCTCCCGTCCCCACCCCCCGCCCCGGTCAGGTGCTGGTGCGCAACCGGCTGATGAGCGTCGCCGCCGTGATGCGCCCGCTCACGCCGGCCGACCCGGACGCCTTCGGCCTGCCCCAGCTGCTGCACAAGGCGGGCGAGGTGATGCGGGGCGCGGCCCTCGGCGAGGTGGTCCGGGCGCCGGGCACGGATCTCGCCCCCGGAACCCTCGTCCGCCACCGCGCGGGCTGGCGCGAGTACGCGGTCCTGAACGCCCCCGAGGTCTCGCCCGTCGACCCCGAGGTGCTGCCGGACCCCGCCGCCCATCTCTCGCAGGGGTTCACCGCCTGGCTGGGGGTGGTGCGCGGGGCCGGGGTGCGGCGCGGCGACACGGTGTTCGTCACCGGCGCGGCGGGCGGAGTGGGCTCCCTGGCCGGACAGTTCGCCCGGCTGCACGGCGCCGCACGGGTCATCGGCTCCACCGGCTCCCGGCACAAGGCCGACCGGCTGACGCGGGAGCTGGGCTATGACGCGGTCGTCCTGCGCGGCGACGGATCGATCGAGGAGCAGCTGCGCGCGGCCGCCCCCGACGGCATCGACGTCCTCTTCGACACCGTCGGCGGCGAGCAGCTGAGAGCCGCCCTGGCGCTGGCCCGCCGCAACGCCCGGTTCGCCCTGGTCGGGGCGCTGGCCGCACAGCTGTCCGACGACGCGCTGGCCCCGACCGCGATCAGCACCCTGGCCCTGATCACCCGGAGCATCACGCTGCGCGGCATCAGCGCGGTGGACCACCAGGACGCCATGCCCGGGTACCTGAACGAGTTCGGCCGTGCGCTGCGCGAGGGCGCGCTCACCTACCCGTACACCCGGCTGACGGGGATCGACCGGGCGCCGGGCGCGCTGTGCGAGCTGGTGGCGGGCCGCCACCTCGGGGCGGTGCTGGTGGAGCTGTAG
- the hutU gene encoding urocanate hydratase, with product MTGPRPVRAPRGAELSALGWQQEAALRMLQNNLDPEVAEHPDKLVVYGGTGKAARDWRSFDAMVRTLRTLKQDETMLVQSGRPVGVMQTHEWAPRVLIANSNLVGDWANWEEFRRLEALGLTMYGQMTAGSWIYIGTQGILQGTYETFAAVAAKKFSGTLAGTITLTAGLGGMGGAQPLAVTMNDGVAICVDCDPRAIERRIEHRYLDVRADSLDHALQLATEARDARRPLSIGVLGNAAELVPQLLAMNAPIDIVTDQTSAHDPLSYLPVGVDFDEMASYATEKPADFTQRARESMAKHVEAMVGFMDAGAEVFDYGNSIRGEAKLAGFERAFAFPGFVPAYIRPLFCEGKGPFRWAALSGDPKDIAATDKAILELFPENESLARWIKMAQERVHFQGLPARICWLGYGERDKAGERFNEMVADGTLAAPLAIGRDHLDCGSVASPYRETEAMLDGSDAIADWPLLNAMVNVASGASWVSIHHGGGVGMGRSIHAGQVTVADGTALAGEKIRRVLTNDPGMGVIRHVDAGYDRADEVAEERNVRIPMREKDK from the coding sequence ATGACAGGACCGCGACCCGTACGGGCGCCGCGTGGTGCAGAGCTCAGCGCCCTTGGGTGGCAGCAGGAAGCCGCCCTTCGGATGCTGCAGAACAACCTCGATCCGGAGGTCGCCGAGCACCCCGACAAGCTCGTCGTCTACGGCGGCACCGGTAAGGCGGCCCGCGACTGGCGTTCGTTCGACGCCATGGTCCGCACCCTGCGCACGCTGAAGCAGGACGAGACGATGCTGGTCCAGTCGGGCCGCCCCGTGGGCGTCATGCAGACCCACGAATGGGCGCCTCGGGTGCTGATCGCCAACTCCAACCTCGTCGGCGACTGGGCCAACTGGGAGGAGTTCCGCCGCCTGGAGGCGCTGGGTCTGACCATGTACGGCCAGATGACCGCCGGCTCCTGGATCTACATCGGCACCCAGGGCATCCTCCAGGGCACGTACGAGACCTTCGCCGCGGTCGCCGCGAAGAAGTTCAGCGGTACCTTGGCCGGGACGATCACCCTCACCGCGGGCCTCGGCGGCATGGGCGGCGCCCAGCCGCTGGCGGTCACGATGAACGACGGCGTCGCGATCTGCGTCGACTGCGATCCGCGCGCCATCGAGCGCCGTATCGAACACCGCTACCTGGACGTCCGCGCCGACAGCCTGGACCACGCGCTCCAGCTCGCGACCGAGGCCCGGGACGCCCGGCGACCCCTGTCGATCGGCGTGCTGGGGAACGCGGCCGAACTGGTCCCGCAGCTCCTCGCGATGAACGCCCCGATCGACATCGTCACCGACCAGACCAGCGCCCACGACCCGCTGTCGTACCTGCCGGTCGGCGTGGACTTCGACGAGATGGCCTCGTACGCCACCGAGAAGCCCGCCGACTTCACCCAGCGGGCGCGCGAGTCGATGGCCAAGCACGTGGAGGCCATGGTCGGCTTCATGGACGCGGGCGCCGAGGTCTTCGACTACGGCAACTCCATCCGCGGCGAGGCAAAGCTGGCGGGCTTCGAGCGGGCCTTCGCCTTCCCCGGCTTCGTCCCCGCCTACATCCGGCCGCTCTTCTGCGAGGGCAAGGGCCCGTTCCGCTGGGCGGCCCTGTCCGGCGACCCGAAGGACATCGCCGCCACGGACAAGGCGATCCTGGAGCTCTTCCCGGAGAACGAGTCGCTGGCCCGCTGGATCAAGATGGCGCAGGAGCGGGTCCACTTCCAGGGGCTGCCCGCCCGGATCTGCTGGCTCGGCTACGGCGAGCGCGACAAGGCGGGCGAGCGCTTCAACGAGATGGTCGCCGACGGCACCCTCGCCGCACCGCTGGCGATCGGCCGCGACCACCTCGACTGCGGCTCGGTGGCCTCCCCGTACCGCGAGACCGAGGCCATGCTGGACGGCTCGGACGCGATCGCCGACTGGCCACTGCTCAACGCCATGGTCAACGTCGCCTCGGGCGCCTCCTGGGTCTCCATCCACCACGGCGGCGGCGTCGGCATGGGCCGCTCGATCCACGCGGGGCAGGTCACGGTCGCCGACGGCACGGCGCTCGCGGGCGAGAAGATCCGCCGCGTTCTGACGAACGACCCCGGCATGGGCGTCATCCGCCACGTGGACGCGGGCTACGACCGAGCGGACGAGGTAGCGGAGGAGCGGAACGTCAGGATCCCCATGAGGGAGAAGGATAAGTGA
- a CDS encoding allantoate amidohydrolase codes for MWRDLAPVGRNTTTNGYRRYAWTDADADCRTWFKEQAQNRGLTYEVDRNGNQWAWLGDPTAGDAVVTGSHLDSVPDGGAFDGPLGVVSSFAALDGLRARGARPTRPLAIVNFGDEEGARFGLACVGSRLTSGQLSVAQAHELRDADGVSLPRAMERAGYDPDAIGPDPERLARIGAFVELHIEQGRALADTDDPVGVASAIWPHGRWRFDFHGEANHAGTTRIEDRRDPMLTYANTVLAARKKAKLAGALATFGKVSVEPNGVNAIASLVRGWLDSRAADEETLAAVVGEIERAAVERGQRDGVDVRVTRESFTPVVEFAHDLRDQLSGLLGGVPILPTGAGHDAGILSASVPTAMLFVRNPTGVSHSPAETAGEDDCLAGVAALAEVLEGLACH; via the coding sequence ATGTGGCGCGACCTGGCCCCCGTCGGCCGCAACACGACAACAAACGGCTACCGCCGCTACGCCTGGACAGACGCGGACGCCGACTGCAGAACGTGGTTCAAGGAGCAAGCCCAGAACCGCGGCCTCACCTACGAAGTGGACCGCAACGGCAACCAATGGGCCTGGCTGGGCGACCCCACCGCAGGAGACGCCGTCGTCACCGGTTCCCACCTCGACTCCGTCCCCGACGGTGGCGCCTTCGACGGCCCGCTGGGCGTCGTCTCCTCCTTCGCCGCCCTCGACGGGCTACGAGCGCGGGGCGCCCGCCCCACCAGGCCGCTCGCCATCGTCAACTTCGGCGACGAGGAGGGCGCCCGCTTCGGTCTGGCCTGCGTCGGCTCCCGGCTGACGAGCGGGCAGCTCAGCGTCGCGCAGGCGCATGAGCTGCGGGACGCGGACGGGGTGAGCCTCCCCCGGGCGATGGAGCGCGCCGGTTACGACCCGGACGCCATCGGCCCCGACCCGGAGCGGCTGGCCCGCATCGGCGCGTTCGTCGAGCTGCACATCGAGCAGGGGCGCGCCCTCGCCGACACAGACGACCCCGTTGGTGTCGCCTCCGCGATCTGGCCGCACGGCCGCTGGCGGTTCGACTTCCACGGCGAGGCCAACCACGCCGGGACCACCCGGATCGAGGACCGCCGCGATCCGATGCTCACCTATGCCAACACCGTCCTCGCCGCCCGTAAGAAGGCGAAGCTCGCCGGGGCGCTGGCGACCTTCGGCAAGGTCAGCGTCGAGCCCAACGGGGTCAACGCGATCGCGAGCCTGGTCCGCGGCTGGCTGGACTCGCGCGCGGCCGACGAGGAGACCCTGGCCGCCGTGGTCGGCGAGATCGAGCGTGCCGCGGTCGAGCGCGGACAGCGGGACGGGGTGGACGTCCGGGTCACCCGGGAGTCCTTCACTCCGGTCGTCGAGTTCGCCCACGACCTGCGTGACCAGCTCTCGGGGCTGCTCGGCGGCGTCCCGATCCTCCCCACCGGGGCCGGGCACGACGCCGGCATTTTGTCCGCGTCGGTTCCGACGGCCATGCTGTTTGTAAGGAACCCCACCGGCGTCTCGCATTCACCCGCGGAGACGGCGGGCGAGGACGATTGCCTCGCCGGTGTGGCCGCGCTCGCGGAGGTACTGGAGGGCCTGGCGTGTCACTGA
- a CDS encoding formimidoylglutamate deiminase, protein MSLTAQTYWAEHAWVDGSVRSDVVIVAAANGRITAVVPGSPRPPAGSVTLRGLTLPGLANAHSHAFHRALRGVVQADSRANGTTNGETGGETGDGANAQAEGNADSGNGAPDSFWTWREVMYGVADRLTPDSYFELARAVYAEMAMAGITCVGEFHYLHHAPGGARYGNPNAMGEALIAAAAEAGIRITLLDTCYLSSGFGAEPNEHQLRFSDGTAEAWAERVSALKGDGNTRIGAAIHSVRAVPVDQLATVSGWADEHTAPLHVHLSEQTAENDACVEAHGFTPTRLLADHGVLGPRTTAVHATHLTPGDIRLLGHAATGVCMCPTTERDLADGIGPAVELQSAGSPLSLGSDSHAVIDILEEARAMELDERLRTRARGHWTAAQLLRAATADGHAALGWGAEAGRIEVGALADLTTIALDSVRTAGPPPRLGAETAVFAATSADVRHTVVGGRHVVRDGAHQLVPRVPQALAEAIEALHGP, encoded by the coding sequence GTGTCACTGACGGCGCAGACGTACTGGGCGGAGCACGCCTGGGTGGACGGAAGCGTGCGGTCGGACGTGGTGATCGTGGCCGCGGCCAATGGGCGGATCACGGCGGTGGTGCCCGGGAGTCCGCGGCCACCCGCCGGGTCCGTCACCCTCCGTGGTCTGACGCTCCCCGGTCTGGCCAACGCCCACAGCCACGCCTTCCACCGGGCCCTGCGCGGTGTCGTCCAGGCGGACAGCAGGGCGAACGGTACGACGAACGGCGAAACGGGAGGCGAGACCGGAGACGGGGCGAACGCCCAGGCGGAAGGCAACGCGGACAGCGGCAATGGCGCGCCGGACTCCTTCTGGACCTGGCGCGAGGTGATGTACGGCGTCGCCGACCGGCTGACCCCGGACAGCTACTTCGAGCTGGCCCGAGCCGTCTACGCCGAGATGGCCATGGCCGGGATCACCTGCGTCGGGGAGTTCCACTACCTCCACCACGCGCCCGGCGGCGCCCGCTACGGCAACCCCAACGCGATGGGGGAGGCCCTGATCGCGGCCGCGGCCGAGGCCGGTATCCGGATCACCCTGCTCGACACCTGCTATCTCTCCTCCGGTTTCGGGGCCGAGCCCAACGAGCACCAGCTGCGCTTCTCCGACGGCACGGCCGAGGCCTGGGCCGAGCGGGTCTCCGCGCTGAAGGGCGACGGCAACACCCGCATCGGCGCGGCGATCCACTCGGTGCGGGCCGTACCCGTCGACCAGCTGGCGACCGTGTCCGGCTGGGCCGACGAGCACACGGCGCCGCTGCACGTCCACCTCTCCGAGCAGACGGCGGAGAACGACGCCTGTGTGGAGGCACACGGCTTCACCCCCACCCGGCTGCTCGCCGACCACGGGGTGCTGGGCCCGCGGACCACCGCCGTGCACGCCACCCACCTCACCCCGGGCGACATCCGGCTGCTGGGCCACGCCGCCACCGGTGTCTGTATGTGCCCGACCACCGAGCGTGACCTCGCCGACGGGATCGGCCCGGCCGTCGAGCTGCAGAGTGCGGGCTCACCGCTCTCGCTGGGCAGCGACAGCCATGCCGTGATCGACATCCTGGAGGAGGCCCGCGCCATGGAGCTGGACGAGCGGCTGCGCACCCGCGCCCGGGGCCACTGGACCGCGGCCCAGCTGCTCCGGGCCGCCACCGCGGACGGTCATGCGGCGCTCGGCTGGGGCGCGGAGGCGGGCCGGATCGAGGTGGGCGCGCTCGCCGACCTCACCACGATCGCGCTGGACTCGGTGCGCACCGCGGGGCCACCGCCCCGGCTGGGCGCGGAGACCGCCGTATTCGCGGCGACCAGCGCGGATGTCCGGCACACCGTGGTCGGCGGCCGCCACGTCGTACGGGACGGCGCCCATCAGCTCGTCCCGCGTGTGCCGCAAGCGCTGGCCGAGGCCATCGAAGCCCTGCACGGACCGTGA
- the hutI gene encoding imidazolonepropionase, whose protein sequence is MTTATPTTAITDIATLVTNDPSLGEGPLGLIRDAAVVIGGDRIAWVGESSKAPATDNRVDAGGRAAIPGFVDSHSHLVFAGDRTEEFNARMSGRPYSAGGIRTTVAATRAASNNVLHANVGRYVAEARRQGTTTVEIKSGYGLTSHDEARALTIAGAHTDEVTFLGAHIVAPEFADDPAAYVDLVTGPMLDACAPHARWIDVFCEQGAFDGDQARAVLTAGKERGLIPRVHANQLSYGPGVRLAVELGAASADHCTHLTEEDVDALAQGETVATLLPGAEFSTRSTYPDARRLLDAGVTVALSPDCNPGSSFTSSMPFCVALAVREMGMTPDEAVWAATAGGARALRRTDVGRVSPGARADLALLDAPSHVHLAYRPGMPLVSAVWHEGTLI, encoded by the coding sequence ATGACGACCGCGACGCCCACGACGGCCATCACCGACATCGCCACTCTGGTCACCAATGACCCCTCCCTCGGTGAAGGCCCCCTCGGTCTGATCCGGGACGCGGCCGTCGTCATCGGCGGCGACCGCATCGCCTGGGTCGGTGAGTCCAGCAAAGCACCCGCCACCGACAATCGGGTCGACGCCGGTGGCCGGGCGGCCATTCCGGGCTTTGTGGACTCCCACTCCCATCTGGTCTTCGCGGGCGACCGGACCGAGGAGTTCAACGCCCGGATGTCCGGCCGCCCGTACAGCGCGGGCGGGATCCGCACCACCGTGGCCGCCACCCGCGCCGCCTCGAACAACGTGCTGCACGCCAACGTCGGCCGCTATGTGGCCGAGGCGCGCCGCCAGGGCACCACGACCGTCGAGATCAAGTCCGGCTACGGGCTGACCTCGCACGACGAGGCCCGCGCCCTGACCATCGCCGGTGCCCACACCGACGAGGTGACCTTCCTCGGGGCGCATATCGTCGCGCCCGAGTTCGCCGACGACCCGGCCGCGTACGTGGATCTGGTCACCGGCCCGATGCTGGACGCCTGCGCCCCGCACGCCCGCTGGATCGACGTCTTCTGCGAGCAGGGAGCCTTCGACGGCGACCAGGCCCGCGCCGTCCTGACCGCGGGCAAGGAGCGCGGGCTGATCCCGCGGGTCCACGCCAACCAGCTCTCCTACGGCCCCGGGGTGCGACTGGCGGTGGAGCTGGGCGCCGCCTCGGCCGACCACTGCACCCATCTGACCGAGGAGGACGTCGACGCGCTGGCCCAGGGCGAGACGGTGGCCACCCTGCTCCCCGGGGCGGAGTTCTCCACCCGCTCGACCTATCCGGACGCGCGCCGGCTGCTCGACGCGGGCGTCACGGTCGCCCTGTCCCCGGACTGCAACCCGGGCTCGTCCTTCACCAGCTCCATGCCGTTCTGTGTCGCCCTGGCCGTACGGGAGATGGGGATGACGCCGGACGAGGCGGTGTGGGCCGCGACGGCCGGTGGGGCGAGGGCCCTGCGCCGTACCGACGTGGGCCGGGTGAGCCCGGGCGCCCGCGCCGATCTGGCGCTGCTGGACGCCCCGTCCCATGTGCACCTCGCCTACCGCCCCGGCATGCCCCTGGTCTCGGCGGTGTGGCACGAGGGCACCCTGATCTGA